CAGGAGCTGGTGGGCGAGGTCGCGGACCAGCTTGGCGGCCCGCTTCTCGCCCGGCAGGGCGGTCATCTGGGACTGAGCCGCTTCCACCGCCTTGGCGGCAACGGCGGCGGCGCCGCGAACTTTGCGGCGTTCCAGCCAGGCCGTAAGCCGCTTGGCCCCGATGCGGCGCAGGGCAGCTGGGGTCTGGTACTCGGTCAGCATGACGACCGGGCCCTTGGCCGCGGAGTAGTCGAAGGCCCGTTCCAGCGCTGGGCAGATGCCGACCAGCAGGTCGCGGAGCCGGTTGATCAGGCGAACCCGGTCGGCGATCAGGTCGGCCCGGTAGTTGGAGAGCACCTGGAGTGTGGTGACCAGTTCTGGGGGCGTGTCCAGGTGCTGGAAGTCCCGGGGACGCATGCGGGCCTGGTCGGCAATGACGCGGGCGTCGCGGGCGTCGGTCTTGCCCTCACCCTGGTAGGCGCCGGACATGCGGTTGACCGTCCGGCCGGGCACGTAGACGACCTGCTGGCCGCGGGCGACCAGCAACGCCAGCAGCAGCGTGGACGCGCGACCGGAGATGTCCACGGCCCATCGCACCTCGCCTGCCCGGTCCCGCGCCGTGTCGATGAGAGTGATGATCTGGGCCTCGTCGTTGATGACCTTCGTCGAGAACAGCGTCTCGCCGTCGCTGTCGACTGCGACCGCCCAGTGATGCCCTTTGCCGGCGTCGATGCCGACCCATATCCGCTCGTGAGCCGTGCTCAAGCTCGTCGCTCCGTGTCTCTCGTGACCAGTACTTCATGGTCCGAAGAACACTCCGCCGACAGGTCCCTAACCAGCGATGACCGCAGTTCTCAATCAGTGGTCGGAGCGTCCCGGAGGACCGGGCGGCCATTCTCCTTGAGCCATCAACGGCAACTCCGCATCAGCCACACCCGGTCCTCCCGGACCGCCAACATTCTTAGGGAACGTCCGCATGATCCGGGCGACCCGCTCCTCGTTGACCCGCCGCCCCTTCTCGCG
This portion of the Streptomyces canus genome encodes:
- a CDS encoding IS110 family transposase, producing the protein MSTAHERIWVGIDAGKGHHWAVAVDSDGETLFSTKVINDEAQIITLIDTARDRAGEVRWAVDISGRASTLLLALLVARGQQVVYVPGRTVNRMSGAYQGEGKTDARDARVIADQARMRPRDFQHLDTPPELVTTLQVLSNYRADLIADRVRLINRLRDLLVGICPALERAFDYSAAKGPVVMLTEYQTPAALRRIGAKRLTAWLERRKVRGAAAVAAKAVEAAQSQMTALPGEKRAAKLVRDLAHQLLAMDERIKDNDREIRETFRTDDRAEIIESMPGMGPILGAEFVAIVGDLGGYKDAGRLASHAGLAPVARDSGRRTGNYHRPKRYNRRLRHIFYLSAQTAMMRPGPSRDYYLKKRSEGLLHTQALLSLARRRVDVLWAMLRDKRLFTPAPPVTQAA